In a genomic window of Physeter macrocephalus isolate SW-GA chromosome 14, ASM283717v5, whole genome shotgun sequence:
- the ATPAF2 gene encoding ATP synthase mitochondrial F1 complex assembly factor 2 isoform X5, with protein sequence MHLTTLCNTSLDNPTQRDKDQLIRAATKFLDTDTVWLVASAALSGSRTQGVASGHRTFSRRPPAHHLSAGSRMARPWHPAAGLLVCILPAPGFFSGYRVEEPETLVELQRNEWDPVIGWAERRYGVKIGSSTSIMGPSIPARTREVLVSHLASYNMWALQGIEFVVSQLKSLVLTLGLIDLHLTVEQAVLLSRLEEAFQIQKWGSVEWAHDYELRDLQARTAAGALFVHLCSESSAVKHKLL encoded by the exons ATGCACCTG ACCACACTGTGCAACACGTCTCTAGACAACCCGACCCAACGAGACAAGGACCAGCTCATCAGGGCAGCCACAAAGTTTCTGGACACTGACACCGTCTG GCTGGTGGCCTCTGCAGCTCTCTCAGGCTCCAGGACCCAGGGGGTCGCGTCCGGCCACCGCACGTTCTCCCGTAGGCCGCCTGCTCATCACTTGTCCGCTGGGTCACGGATGGCCCGACCTTGGCATCCAGCGGCTGGCCTCCTCGTCTGCATCCTCCCCGCACCCGGGTTCTTCAGCGG CTACAGGGTGGAAGAACCAGAGACACTGGTGGAGCTGCAGAGGAACGAGTGGGACCCGGTCATAGGCTGGGCCGAGAGGAG ATACGGCGTGAAGATCGGCTCCTCCACCAGCATCATGGGGCCCAGCATCCCAGCCCGGACTCGGGAGGTGCTGGTCAGCCACCTGGCCTCCTACAACATGTGGGCCCTACAAG GGATTGAGTTCGTGGTGAGCCAGCTCAAGTCCCTGGTGCTGACCTTGGGCCTGATCGACTTGCACCTGACGGTGGAGCAGGCCGTGCTGCTGTCGCGCCTGGAGGAGGCGTTCCAG ATCCAGAAGTGGGGCAGCGTCGAGTGGGCCCACGACTACGAGCTGCGGGACCTGCAGGCGCGTACGGCCGCTGGCGCCCTCTTCGTGCACCTCTGCTCCGAGAGCTCGGCCGTCAAGCACAAGCTGCTGTAG
- the DRC3 gene encoding dynein regulatory complex subunit 3 isoform X2: MNRLCDTEPRVMDDEMLKLAVGEQGPRDEAGQLAKQEGILFKDVLSLQLDFQNILRIDGLWQFENLRKLQLDNNIIEKIEGLENLTHLVWLDLSFNNIEAIEGLDTLVNLEDLSLFNNRVSKIDSLDALVKLQVLSLGNNQIGNVMNIIYLRRFKDLRTLSLSGNPVAEAEGYRTFICAYLPDLVYLDFRRIDDHVKELAEMKHQYSIDELKHQESLMQARLEDERARSGELEEHKAAFVEHLNGPFLFDSMYAEDVEGSQLSHLPGVGELLQTYKDKFVIICLNIFEYGLKQQEKRKAELNTFMGCVQEAVQEKQEQSKAKIAKFEEKHLLSLSAIRDESELTNFEIKMAEHSEDITELVDVLMTLEMQLVEQLEETVNMFERNIIDLVGLFVENVRSLMAQCRDLENHHHEKLLEIAISTLEKRVKGELDEDLPDAVRSLFVDKDTILNAVGASHDIHLLKIDNREDELVTRVNSWCAHLVDKIHKDEIVRNRRRVKEIYQYVEHVQSELDSLEFSDLLD; the protein is encoded by the exons ATGAACCGGCTGTGCGACACGGAGCCCAGGGTGATGGATGATGAGATGCTCAAGCTAGCCGTTGGGGAGCAGGGCCCGCGAGACGAGGCCGGGCAGCTGGCCAAGCAGGAGGGCATCCTCTTCAAGGACGTCCTGTCCCTGCAGCTGGACTTCCAGA ACATCCTCCGCATCGACGGCCTCTGGCAGTTTGAGAACCTGCGGAAGCTGCAGCTGGACAACAACATCATCGAGAAGATCGAGGGCCTGGAGAACCTCACACACCTGGTCTGGCTGG ACCTGTCCTTCAACAACATTGAGGCCATCGAGGGGCTGGACACGCTGGTGAACCTGGAGGACCTGAGCCTGTTCAACAACCGGGTCTCCAAGATCGACTCGCTGGACGCGCTGGTCAAGCTGCAGGTGCTGTCGCTGGGCAACAACCAGATCGGCAACGTGATGAAC ATCATCTACCTGCGGCGGTTCAAGGACCTGCGGACGCTCAGCCTCTCAGGGAACCCCGTCGCCGAGGCCGAGGGCTACAGGACGTTCATCTGTGCCTACCTCCCCGACCTGGTGTACCTGGACTTCCGGCGCATCGACGACCACGTG AAAGAGCTGGCGGAGATGAAGCACCAGTACAGCATCGACGAGCTGAAGCACCAGGAGAGCCTGATGCAGGCCCGGCTGGAGGATGAGCGGGCCCGGTCGGGGGAGCTGGAGGAGCACAAG GCGGCCTTCGTGGAACACCTGAACGGCCCCTTCCTGTTCGACAGCATGTACGCCGAGGACGTGGAGGGTAGCCAGCTGTCCCACCTGCCCGGCGTGGGCGAGCTCTTGCAGAC CTACAAGGACAAGTTCGTCATCATCTGCCTGAACATCTTCGAGTACGGCCTGAAGCAGCAGGAGAAGCGGAAGGCGGAGCTCAACACCTTCATGGGGTGTGTCCAGGAGGCCGTCCAGGAAAAGCAGGAGCAGAGCAAGGCCAAGATCGCCAAGTTCGAGGAGAAGCACTTGCTG AGTTTAAGCGCCATCCGAGACGAGTCTGAACTGACCAACTTCGAGATAAAGATGGCGGAGCACAGCGAGGACATCACCGAGCTGGTCGACGTCCTCATGACGCTGGAGATGCAGCTGGTGGAGCAGCTGGAG GAGACTGTTAATATGTTTGAAAGGAACATCATCGACTTGGTGGGACTCTTTGTCGAAAACGTCCGAAGCCT GATGGCTCAGTGCCGGGACCTGGAGAACCACCACCACGAGAAGCTCCTGGAGATCGCCATCAGCACCCTGGAGAAGAGAGTCAAGGGCGAGCTGGACGAGGACCTGCCGGACGCCGTGCGCTCG CTCTTTGTGGACAAAGACACGATCCTTAACGCGGTCGGGGCCTCACACGACATCCACCTCCTGAAGATCGACAATCGGGAGGACGAGCTGGTGACCAGGGTCAACTCCTGGTGTGCACACCTGGTGGACAAG ATTCACAAGGACGAGATCGTGAGGAACCGCAGGCGCGTGAAGGAGATCTACCAGTACGTCGAGCATGTGCAGAGCGAGCTGGACAGCCTGGAGTTCAGCGACCTCCTGGACTAG
- the DRC3 gene encoding dynein regulatory complex subunit 3 isoform X1 → MRALAEALEKFPVWASGPSMSRDTNPNQTPKPVVAKKQFYSQRQETWARGVLRSQPGLGLEFGAARPVRVSPTPKCAAPTRQGVSIPERGPHRPSPGPGRGQQSRGGGGVGFRTVTLTQSRPPDLSFNNIEAIEGLDTLVNLEDLSLFNNRVSKIDSLDALVKLQVLSLGNNQIGNVMNIIYLRRFKDLRTLSLSGNPVAEAEGYRTFICAYLPDLVYLDFRRIDDHVKELAEMKHQYSIDELKHQESLMQARLEDERARSGELEEHKAAFVEHLNGPFLFDSMYAEDVEGSQLSHLPGVGELLQTYKDKFVIICLNIFEYGLKQQEKRKAELNTFMGCVQEAVQEKQEQSKAKIAKFEEKHLLSLSAIRDESELTNFEIKMAEHSEDITELVDVLMTLEMQLVEQLEDRMKAPGTQPVVAASRGERGASRSAAT, encoded by the exons ATGAGGGCTTTAGCTGAAGCTCTTGAGAAGTTCCCAGTTTGGGCCTCTGGGCCATCGATGTCCAGGGACACCAACCCCAACCAAACCCCCAAACCCGTGGTGGCGAAAAAGCAGTTTTATTCCCAAAGACAAGAAACTTGGGCTAGGGGGGTCCTGAGGTCTCAGCCGGGGCTGGGCCTGGAGTTTGGGGCAGCCCGGCCCGTGCgggtctcccccaccccaaagtgCGCTGCCCCCACCCGCCAGGGAGTTTCCATCCCAGAACGAGGGCCGCACAGACCGAGTCCGGGGCCGGGAAGGGGGCAGCAgagccgggggggcgggggggtcggATTCAGGACAGTCACCCTAACCCAGAGCCGTCCTCCAGACCTGTCCTTCAACAACATTGAGGCCATCGAGGGGCTGGACACGCTGGTGAACCTGGAGGACCTGAGCCTGTTCAACAACCGGGTCTCCAAGATCGACTCGCTGGACGCGCTGGTCAAGCTGCAGGTGCTGTCGCTGGGCAACAACCAGATCGGCAACGTGATGAAC ATCATCTACCTGCGGCGGTTCAAGGACCTGCGGACGCTCAGCCTCTCAGGGAACCCCGTCGCCGAGGCCGAGGGCTACAGGACGTTCATCTGTGCCTACCTCCCCGACCTGGTGTACCTGGACTTCCGGCGCATCGACGACCACGTG AAAGAGCTGGCGGAGATGAAGCACCAGTACAGCATCGACGAGCTGAAGCACCAGGAGAGCCTGATGCAGGCCCGGCTGGAGGATGAGCGGGCCCGGTCGGGGGAGCTGGAGGAGCACAAG GCGGCCTTCGTGGAACACCTGAACGGCCCCTTCCTGTTCGACAGCATGTACGCCGAGGACGTGGAGGGTAGCCAGCTGTCCCACCTGCCCGGCGTGGGCGAGCTCTTGCAG ACCTACAAGGACAAGTTCGTCATCATCTGCCTGAACATCTTCGAGTACGGCCTGAAGCAGCAGGAGAAGCGGAAGGCGGAGCTCAACACCTTCATGGGGTGTGTCCAGGAGGCCGTCCAGGAAAAGCAGGAGCAGAGCAAGGCCAAGATCGCCAAGTTCGAGGAGAAGCACTTGCTG AGTTTAAGCGCCATCCGAGACGAGTCTGAACTGACCAACTTCGAGATAAAGATGGCGGAGCACAGCGAGGACATCACCGAGCTGGTCGACGTCCTCATGACGCTGGAGATGCAGCTGGTGGAGCAGCTGGAG GATAGAATGAAGGCTCCCGGCACGCAGCCTGTAGTCGCTGCATCTCGGGGCGAGCGAGGAGCCTCACGAAGTGCTGCTACGTGA